The Malus sylvestris chromosome 3, drMalSylv7.2, whole genome shotgun sequence genomic sequence ttgaatatattttttgtagtactgatGGTAGAAGCTCTGCATTTCACGTGCATCACTTTTTTTAACCCTTCCCTTGAGTGTTGGATCATTCTCCTGAAAAATAGAGAAAACTTTGCTTAGAGAACAGATAACACTAACAAGAAACAACTAACTTTTGGTTTTTAGAAACAACTAGCTTTGATAAGGTTTTTAAGATCCCATGTTAATCTCATTAGAGAGAGTATCAACATCGCAGAAAAGCAACTTTTGCTTCTAGTTTTGGGTGGAGTGGTTCGTGGATCTAACAACTTGGTCATGGAACAGACTCACTGCTCTCAAACCAAGATTTTCCTGGCATTGCGTGTGTGTGGTTATTGAACGGTATAACTCAGATCGACACAATAAAGGGTCCATGATAGTTACCTAAAAAGCGTACAGAAGTTCAAGTCTGTATGAAATTTTACCTAACTTTGACATAAATTCATTAGTACTTTTTCATGTTACGCTTTATGGTTCTTTGACATGAAACCACAGTGCACTGAAAAAGTTCTTAGGGGATTTACATGTTCCAGGCCTGAACGtgttataaaaataaagaaaccaATTTGACTTGAAAACAGAAAGTAAGTTTACTTCCACAGAGCCTAAGATAAAGAATCCCCCCCTATGAATAAGGCTTAGGGCAAATTTTCCACTAAGACCAAAACATGTCTGCAAGCACCGTCCACTTCTCTAAAGATGGCAGTTTAATTTGTCAGCTTGAGAAATTTAAAAAGGTAGTAAAGTTGGCTTAGAATATGACTACAAATTAATCAGTCAATGGATCTGCAAGACATAGTCTTTCTAAGTTTCAGCCCAAAATCAGAATAGCCCATAGACATCATTTTGCTTTCCATTTTTCCCTTTGTTAAGAAAGAAATTCAGTAGAGGGGATCTATAGTTGGCTACAAAGAACTGATGATTCATACAACGAAACCAATTTCTAAAGAACTGCGTATAGAAATGATGAAGAGCTTTCATCCTGAGATGTGAAAAACTTTATGTACAAGGATACAAAATAATTGAGTTTATACAAAGGAACAAATTTTTAAAGGACTAAGCATCGCTGTAGCTGGGAAAATATACAATTATGAGCTTTATATGAAGATAATTAAATAATTCAGCATATACCCTTTCAAGACGTTGAAGAAGGGCAGTTTTAAACTGACGAACGCCACGTCCACTAGAAGTGGGATCCAGCCTATGAGCCTTCTCAAAGGCATAAAATCGACCTACACAACATCCACCACAGAATTATATCTCGTATGGCCAACACAATAAAGTAGAACAAGACTGGGAacatttaaaagaaagaaacaagatTGCCCTAGTGGAATATTTTAACGATGGTTCATATAAAGAAAGAACCACCAAATAATATCAGTCAGCCCTTGTTTCTCAAACCGATTTCTAATTGCCACAACAGGTGTAAGAAAAGGTGTGTTACTATATATttactttaatgagacagtggACCACATATCAGACAACATAACTCAAATCTGACCTTGCAACGTGCACACATAGAATCTCTGAAAAATATAACAGACTTCTAACATAACTAGACAAACTCCAAAGCATCAATACATAGATGAATCCTCCATTCGTAACTATTAGATACGGAAAACGCTCTTACAAAGAAGCCACACATCCACCTATGCAGAGAAACAACCGTGTGTGCATGTGCAATCAAACCGagcataaaatgcataaacgATCATGCGAAAAAAAGGCTAAGTTTAATTGCCTAAGCATTAGTTAGGTACTAACTGCATACAAAAATTGAATAATCTCCAAAATGCAAATGAAGAAACAGACCCGGATGAAAATAAATACTTAAAACTCATTAATTCGCAATTCCAAACAAGCAACTCACTAAAGTGAAAAACTTACAGAGATAAGCAACTCTAGGATTGTGCGATTCGACTTCATTGGCAACACGAAGAATGGGAGCGATTTCGACAAGGGAAGAGGGCACGACCTCACTGTCGAATGCCGTCTCCCCAAGGTTCCCGGCGGTCTGGGTTCGGGTTATCCGCCTCTGCAGTGGCTGCTGAGGTGGCTGTTCCGAACCACCCCCTCTCGACGACGACGCCATTTTCCTCCTTCACTTCCTATCAAAACTTCAGAGCTCAATCACACTACTGGTCCTTCCTACTAAAACATATAAAATtccaaccaaaaaagaaaatttcaaaaaaaaaatcaaaatttgaacaaATAACAGAAAAATAAAGCTACAAActtaaataaacataaaaaatagCGAGAGAGAGATTACCGTCACCACCGGAGAAGAGAAGCTAAGCCATGAAATCCAGCATCTGAAAcatgcaagagagagagagagattaaatGCTAATAATtaccaaaaatttgaaaaaaaaatacgtaAAAATATAGAGAATGCGAGTGGAAAAAGAATGTGGGAAAGGGAAGAGCTTTACAAAAGCAGCAGAAAGATGAGTGCTTTACAGTGGAGAAGAAACCCTAGGAGAGAGAAACTGGAAAGCAGATAGAGAGGGGGGATGCTGCAAGTTTAAGCTTAAAACGAAGGGAAAGCAAAAgggtggaggagagagagagagagagagagcagaggagaggagagagagagagagagagagaaagcttacTATATCTCATTGCTGCTGGAATGCTCTTCCTCACGAAAGCGAATTTTTCTACTTTATTTTTTCAACTTGTGGGCCCACATTCTTGAAATCTAGTTTTACGATATTGCCCTTGCTTGCTTGCCATCTTGCATGTTTTAAATGACTGTAGTGCCCTTGGAGATTACTCCACTGCTCCTCTGCTGGGGTTAAAATTGTAATTAGGGCAATGGTTACTTCGGTCACAACATTTTTTGAATTTCACAAAGGTTAAAGATTCGGAAGTATCCGAGGTTGGTTTGGAAATAATGAATAGACAATTTTGGTCATCCGTTGCTTTTACTTCACTCCTCTTCTGCCCTACCAAACGACACCAAATAGGAAAGCAGTAGGGTCAAAACGGTAATAACAACACATGTCCAACTGCCGTAACAGCTAATAGCCTAACAGTGGAGCTCAGGATTTATTTTTTTCGATCTATAGATTTGTCAGATTAAGTAATAGACGGGTTCGAACTCAAGCTGTGGTGTAAGAGTTTCACTCATCTTCACTGCTATTGAGGGTCAACTAATTTTTGTTTACTTAAGGTAATTATCTTCACTTaaagtttcaatttcaatttgtttGGATGATGAAAAAGTTAATGTATTTGTGATGCGTTTGATATGCAAAAAATGAGAACAAGATTAAATCCAAACACGATTGGTTGTCATCCAGAATTCAATACCCAACTTTGGAGAATTGTGCTCGTTGTGAGTGTGTTGTAGAAGTATTTTTGGATATTATTTGTTTAGTTGTCTAGTTGTACTATTACTTATATCATCTTTTTTATAGAAGTAAGTAAGACTCGTCAAAGTATGTGAGTTCCATCTCCATTAGAAAGATTGTACGAATAAATGGTAATAATaacattttattgttttaaaaaaattaaataaataaatataagaaGAATGGGGTGGAGGAATATTGCAAAACGTGGAGGGTAATTTAGGACTTTCAAACATTGTCTAATTATTTTGGGATAAGAGATGGATGTCGGTTTGCTTGTCTGTAATCCAGGATTTAGTAGCGCGGGACCCGCACGAGCGAACTGACACGACTTGCAGGGAATGAACGACTGAACTTATTCAAGAAGATTGTACTAATTATTCGACCCCAGCAAAAAAAATACATTCTTTGGTACAGTCCACGTCATTCACATGGAGAACATAATATAATAGAGGAAATTTTAgaaatagtccatcaactttaacccaattggagcaatggtccttcaactttatTTCCATGACTATTGGTCCATCAACTtgtcaaaatgtgtagctatagtcattttcctTAACACCGTCAATAACTCTGTTAAATTCAGTCATGTGCCACGCACATGACACTAAATGTAAGGGCAATTTAGGAACAAATTATTTCCCAGATAAAAGCATCCCCATCCCCAACGTGAAGTCCATACCCATCCCCAGTTTGAATTCGATACCCATCCCTAGGTTGAAGTTGAGACTAGTGAGAAATGACTATTTTCATCATtcagttatgggtatggttatggataTGGATACTGCCCACAAACCACAAACAAATTATTCATCATATTCATACTCTTCTTCTGGCGGCCACTCTCCACCTGGATATTCTTCCTCTGGAGGATATCAACAGGTCTCCTATGCTGGTGGATATCAACCCGCAGGTGGTTATTCATCAGGTTCAACAGCTTCATATCACTCGGAAGGTAATCGAATCACATTTGTCACGAATGTATTCGTTTTGTAACTTTATAAAAATTTTGGTTTATCATTAATTATTGAGAATTACATTACTTTCAATGACAATAAAGCACACTCCGAATTCAACCTGGGGATGGGGTATCGAATTCAAACTGGGGTGGGGATGGGGTATCGAATTCAAACTGGGGATGGGTATGGACTTCAGGGATGGGGATGCTTTTATCTGggaaatattttgttttctaaattgcCCTTACATTTAGTGTCATGTGCCACGCACATGGCTGAATTTAACAGAGTTATTGACGGTGTTAAAGaaaaggaccatagctacacattttgacaagttgagggaccaatggtcatagaaataaagttgatggaccattgttcaaattgggttaaagttgaatgACCATTTCTACAATTTCCTCTAATATAATACGAGCATATGGGCACgtacaaagtgtgtgagaaatttttttattttttattattattattttttgaaataggagagaggaagagagtgatagagaatgtaggagtgagaagttttttttttaaatcataaatATGTTAGCATTACAACAGCAAAATttagttgtgtgaaattacatttttgtttcatatttcttattcatattacgttttaattagagggttaaaatgataattttattaattagtagagataataaAAATCGTTGTTTACACAtgcatttttacttttcacatatttttactaatttttctcattaatttgttacgattcattcaaaattttaattgtttaattcACGAGGAGCCCTACCTGCAAGGTCAAGGTGGGCTTCGCGGTCAGGTTAGCTCCCATTCGAATTACATTGAGGGGGTATTTCCATCCTAAAGTTTTGGgctagaaattttaaaacttgggtttttttacagaaaaataaatatgtgagaaataaaaatagttGTCTGAATAGGACTAcctaatataatatatgtagaAGTATGCAACATGGTTTGTGATTTGGGCCTCTAGGAAACTTAGCCCAAGGGTCCCATCTAATGGACTGAGAGACGAAAGAGCAGTCCAATTCAAATTCACTATGTCGAGGTTTTAGTAGCCGGCCCAATCGTAACAACAAGAGTGAGTTGGTCTATTTTCCCTGTATAAACTTATCGCACTGCTCATCCGATCCTCCCTCACTAGAAATATGTATCTGAAGTTTTGATTTCGATTTGACGTTAGTGGTCGCAACAGTAATAACGGTGGGTGGGGGCGGTGGCGGTGGCAGTGTTGGTGGTGAGGTGGGGTGATGGCGGAAGCAATGGTGGTGATAATGAGGTGAGGACAACATGGTGGTCGGAGTGGGGGTGATGTCATGAAAATGTGTGGTGGTGACCAAGGACGGAGCTACCATGGGCCTAGGGGGGGCGGATGCTCCCACTGAGAATTTTCTAACGCTGGCATGCAGCTCAAACCGATCTAGTTTTGCTGCAGCAGAGCCCCCACTGAACTGATCTGGTTCAGCAGAAGTAGAGTTGggtcttatattttttttttaaatccagatcaaaacgacgtcgttttggtccTGGTAAAAAAAAGTAAACGAAACGAAACGGCGTTGTTTCGTATatgttaaaacaaaaaaaaagtatgttAAAGGGGGGACTGCTTGTCCGCACGGTCCACTCCCATTCCCTGATTCCCATCTCTccgttttctttttatttccctTGCCAATCAGAGAGCAGCGTGGTGCTGCTCTCTTTCCCCAAATTCCCAACATCTTGAAACATAACGGAACAGGAGCAAGGTGCTGTTCCCAGCCACTCCAGCCagccatatatatatttagggtAAAATTTTAATTCCTAAATCTATAATCtctaaccctaattaattatttaagacgaatttttgtttaattggtatAGAAATATTGAATCATATGGTAattggttattgattattgatatgaattctatgattattgatgaatgaaattatgaaaatacgaattctatgaataTGGGTATACATTTATTCATATAATTAGttgaattaaatgtttatttgttgaataatttgtatgcttattggtattgctatattggttaattgaattgttgccTAGGTTGGATATGGATTAGTTATTAGGCATATTAGTATAGTATACTCTAGGATTAAGAGTCTAAGAATTTTATTGAGATTTTTATTCTATAAATTCTACAAATTACATATGAACCTTATATGTTATTGGTATCAATATGATTGACTTTGCAGACTGTAACATCATGGAgaggtttttcaaaaaaatatcaGTGTCGCCATCCCCAGTTATTGAGAAAAATAATGATACTCGGGGACAAGATAATACATAATTTATTTATCAAATCTTCCATCAGATCTTGGTAAGCGAATTCGAATTTTGGATTACAATATTCGAGATCAAGTACAACGAGCGTATGTGCTAGCTGGTCCTCAACAAcctaaaacccataattttccTTACAAGAAATATGGAGACACGCAAAGACGATTCAACCCTGCTTGGTTTGATGATTTTCCTACTTGGTTGGAATATAGTGTAGAAAAAGATGCTGCCTTTTGTCTGTGTTGCTACCtttttaaaccaaacattggaGAACAAGCAGGTGGTGatttcttaaaccaaacattgaaAGAGCATTTTCGGCCATGAAAATTCTGAAGAATCGATTGAGAAATCGGATGAgagatcaatggatgaatgatAATATGGTtatttttatagagagagataTTTGATGGTATTGGTAATGATGTTGTCATGCAACGCTTTCAAAACATGAAAACGCGTCGAGGGATATTGTAAGGGACTgttgtatgaaaaaaaatttggatgaaTATATAAGTATTGTGTTTAGTAAATTTTTGAGCTTTTTAATTATGACTTTGTTGTTTGAGGATGCCCCTATTCACACAAATCTCTGGCTTCGTCCCTGGTGGTGACGTAGTAGTGAAGGGTGGTTTGAGTAAATCACCAGCCCCAGCCCCAACCCCAGTGGCAGCATAAGTGCTTTGAGTAGTAAATCAATTCACCTCCCCCCAGGATTGTTCCCTGCATGTTATAGAAGTTAACCCATGTATAGTTTGTTTGTGCCTTTAATTATTTCTTGTGGTGGAATTAATTTGTTGTTATATTCACTCAAGTTATAACCAGTTAGTATTTTAATAGAGCGATGCCTACTCAGTTGAGCTCACTCCATAAAGTAATTTCATGATCCGAACCATTCAAATTTTAGAATATCACCACTaaatcattcttgcaaaaaaattcatttgaatCGGAGATCATTTAGcttttttattattgttgtgGACATTTCATCGTTTATCAACAATTTGTGTTCGTAATTAATCATGCCACACTTAGATAAATAATTACGAGTTCTGATTTTAGTGAATTTTTGCATGAATAATCTTTCAATGGTAACCTAAATTGATCGGTTTAGATTATGAAAAATATTCTTCAATGTGTTAAAACAAGCGGTTAGTTTTATATTAAAATACTAATTAGTTAGCGCTTGAGTGCTCATATGTATAATTGGATCATTTTTTAGGATTTGGAATTACATTTGCGTACTAGGCTACTAGCACCTAACGAACATGAGAAAAATGACCAATTAGCTCATCATCAAAGTTGAAAGAGATCCACGTTCCGAGTTATTCATTGACATTACActaagcttatttattgatgaCATTACAATACTAAACTAAATAACAAATTAACCAAATAGCACCACTATAGTCCGTACTGCGTAGTACATTTCCTTCACTCATGCATATGATCTCCAATTAAAACTTGTTCTTGTACCAAAAAACACCTTTTTTAGCACCACCATTATCCTCATCATCCAGCTCAACATAAAGGCACTCTTTAGCCTCCCTCCACAAGGCCTTGTAAACCGGAGTCCCATCGAAACTATAGTACTCTCCCAAGACAGGCTTCACTGCTTCTGTTGCCTCCACTGCATGGTAATGTGGCATTGTAGAGAAAAGATGGTGAACCACATGCGAATCTGTTATATTGTGGAAAACCTTATTAAGCACCCCAAAATCTCTGTCCACCGTCGACAAAGCCCCTCGCAACCAGTCCCATTCCGACGCGTCGAAGTGCGGCAGCGAGGAGTGTGTGTGATGCAAGTACGTGATCAACACAAGAAACCCGTTAACTACAAGCAATGGGACTCCATAAATACAAGTAAGCCAAACGAACCCTTTGGCCATTGCAATGCGGTAGAGCACATAAGTTACGGCCACAATCCCAAGATCAGAAATGTAAATTTGAAGCCTTTCACGGGTCGAAAATATTGGACCTTTGGGATCGTAGTGGCACGCAAACCGGTCGTAGTCCCTGCCAGAGGCGTTGAACGCCAAGTACAAAGGCCAACCGAGTGTGAGTGTTACCAAAATACTCAAGATCCTGCCTGGAGGGTTGTTGAAGTACTTGTTGTAAAACGGAATTTTGGATTTAGGTTTTGGAACAAATACTTCATCCCGTTCGAGGGACGCCGTGTTGGAGTGGTGGCGGCGGTGGCTGTATTTCCACGAGAAGTAAGGGGTTAGGAGAAATGAATGGAGGACAAGGCCGACAGTGTCATCAACT encodes the following:
- the LOC126616101 gene encoding delta(12)-fatty-acid desaturase FAD2-like, which gives rise to MGAGGNMVTKTKSKKQEATHQKRVPVSKPPFTLSQIKKAIPPHCFNRSLLRSFSYLLYDLALSFLFYHIATSYFHLLPHPLLSYISWPLYWILQGCTLTGVWVIAHECGHHAFSDYQVVDDTVGLVLHSFLLTPYFSWKYSHRRHHSNTASLERDEVFVPKPKSKIPFYNKYFNNPPGRILSILVTLTLGWPLYLAFNASGRDYDRFACHYDPKGPIFSTRERLQIYISDLGIVAVTYVLYRIAMAKGFVWLTCIYGVPLLVVNGFLVLITYLHHTHSSLPHFDASEWDWLRGALSTVDRDFGVLNKVFHNITDSHVVHHLFSTMPHYHAVEATEAVKPVLGEYYSFDGTPVYKALWREAKECLYVELDDEDNGGAKKGVFWYKNKF